A DNA window from Mesorhizobium sp. C432A contains the following coding sequences:
- the gor gene encoding glutathione-disulfide reductase, translating to MAGYDYDLFVIGGGSGGVRAARVAAALGKRVGIAEEYRYGGTCVIRGCVPKKLYVYASQFPEHFADAAGYGWTVPEASFDWPTLVANKDREIARLEAIYEKNVKGAGGETFHSRAMLVDPHVVHLLGDDRTVTADQILIATGGRPAPHPALPGHEHCIFSNEVFDLKQLPKAIMIEGGGYIAVEFANIFHGLGVDTTLVYRGKEILSRFDMDLRRMLHETMEKKGIKILCHAVSEWVRKRPDGRLDALVTGGKVLTVDQVMLAIGRLPNTENMGLEGVGIELGKTGAIVVDEYSRTNIDNIWAIGDVTNRVQLTPVAIHEAMCFIETAFKGNPTAPDHDTIPTAVFSQPEIGTVGLSEDDAVKRYSDIEIYRATFRPMRHTLSGRDERMLTKLVVDGATRKVLGAHILGPDAGEMAQLLGIPLKAGVTKDDFDRTMAVHPTAAEELVTMYKPTYRVKNGVRVD from the coding sequence ATGGCCGGTTACGACTACGATCTCTTCGTCATCGGCGGCGGCTCCGGCGGGGTGAGGGCGGCGCGCGTGGCGGCAGCGCTCGGCAAGCGTGTCGGCATCGCCGAGGAATACCGCTATGGCGGCACCTGCGTCATCCGTGGCTGCGTGCCGAAAAAACTCTATGTCTATGCCTCGCAATTTCCCGAGCATTTTGCCGACGCCGCCGGCTATGGCTGGACGGTGCCGGAGGCGAGCTTCGACTGGCCGACGCTGGTCGCCAACAAGGACCGCGAGATCGCCCGTCTGGAAGCGATCTACGAAAAGAACGTGAAAGGCGCCGGCGGCGAGACGTTCCACTCGCGCGCCATGCTGGTCGACCCGCATGTCGTGCATCTCCTGGGCGATGACCGCACCGTCACCGCCGACCAGATCCTGATCGCCACCGGCGGCCGGCCGGCGCCGCACCCGGCGCTGCCCGGTCACGAGCATTGCATCTTTTCCAATGAGGTTTTCGACCTCAAGCAACTGCCGAAGGCGATCATGATCGAGGGCGGCGGCTACATCGCCGTCGAATTCGCCAATATCTTCCATGGCTTGGGCGTCGACACCACGCTGGTCTATCGCGGCAAGGAGATACTGTCGCGCTTCGACATGGACCTGCGGCGCATGCTGCACGAAACCATGGAAAAGAAGGGGATCAAGATCCTCTGCCACGCCGTGTCGGAATGGGTCCGCAAGCGGCCGGACGGCAGGCTGGATGCGTTGGTCACCGGCGGCAAGGTGCTGACAGTCGACCAGGTCATGCTCGCCATCGGCCGCCTCCCCAACACTGAGAATATGGGCCTGGAAGGCGTCGGCATCGAACTCGGCAAAACCGGCGCCATCGTTGTCGACGAATATTCCCGCACCAACATCGACAACATCTGGGCGATCGGCGACGTCACCAACCGCGTGCAGTTGACGCCGGTGGCGATCCACGAAGCCATGTGCTTCATCGAGACCGCATTCAAGGGCAATCCGACCGCGCCCGACCACGACACCATTCCGACCGCCGTCTTCTCACAGCCGGAGATCGGCACCGTCGGGCTGTCCGAGGACGATGCCGTCAAGCGCTACTCCGATATCGAAATCTACCGCGCCACATTCCGGCCGATGCGGCACACGCTGTCGGGCCGCGACGAAAGGATGCTGACGAAGCTGGTGGTCGATGGCGCCACGCGAAAAGTGCTCGGCGCGCACATCCTCGGGCCGGACGCCGGCGAGATGGCGCAGTTGCTCGGCATTCCGCTGAAGGCCGGCGTCACCAAGGATGATTTCGACCGCACCATGGCCGTCCACCCGACGGCAGCGGAGGAACTGGTCACCATGTACAAGCCTACCTACCGCGTGAAGAACGGCGTGCGGGTCGATTGA
- a CDS encoding ABC transporter ATP-binding protein/permease, translating into MRTFWGLMRAYWFSDRWREAWALTVVLALIIALSSKADVWFTVLAGELAASIAFFHDAANTTPLESVLTNAGLLVLLVVFKDMGIIGACKFVSATLHRKWRAWLNARFNAALLDTNHTHYHAQNGSPDAPAPDNIDQRVQESIKDMAGGAIGLAQGVFGVFTSLYFVGGALLANSVEVKGLDALGSYGSAVLALLAVAIYVPVNTWIAIKLGGMLEWLNVRIQKAEGTYRSELITLLRRSFHVSASQGEDVQKTIHGRLYLDIDTTWSKLNIVNTLYAGFESVYNFVGAKVVAYGPGLVPFIHNGVDLKGYITGSEQVNALISKCSWFIHVMPSLATLRANSQRVIELAHAIENVQQPQEFYSQTGRSDFHYASQNPVFGLTIQKLELAHQGEDATPFLSAANLRFRRGEWAFLKGESGCGKTSLIKAINGLWPYGRGTIVFPDGVRSFYAAQEVKLQQVSLKQLVCLPGSEDDYGDAQVAAALHKAGLGDFIEHMADESREGKIWDQLLSGGQKQKLVVARIVLQQPGLLFLDEATGALDPDGKIAFHQAIKDNCPDVTVISIMHEAVAPRSASGEEFYHSVVAIADGVATKRPLVPNLPRELTTILTQPRPVEDKWMRFSRRLKQK; encoded by the coding sequence ATGCGGACCTTCTGGGGACTGATGCGGGCCTACTGGTTCTCGGACCGGTGGAGGGAAGCCTGGGCTCTCACCGTCGTCCTCGCACTCATCATAGCCCTGTCGAGCAAGGCGGACGTGTGGTTTACCGTGTTGGCGGGCGAACTGGCAGCCTCAATCGCTTTTTTTCACGACGCCGCGAATACCACGCCCCTTGAATCGGTGCTTACCAATGCCGGCCTGCTTGTCCTGCTGGTCGTGTTCAAGGACATGGGAATCATAGGCGCCTGCAAATTTGTATCGGCGACATTGCATCGCAAATGGCGCGCCTGGTTGAACGCGCGTTTCAATGCGGCGCTGCTCGATACCAACCATACGCACTACCACGCCCAGAATGGCTCGCCAGATGCGCCAGCGCCCGACAACATTGATCAGCGCGTGCAGGAATCCATCAAAGACATGGCGGGCGGCGCCATCGGGCTTGCCCAAGGTGTGTTCGGCGTCTTCACCTCACTTTATTTTGTCGGCGGCGCTTTGCTGGCGAATTCCGTGGAGGTAAAAGGCCTGGATGCCCTCGGCAGCTATGGCAGCGCCGTCCTCGCTCTGCTGGCGGTTGCCATCTACGTGCCGGTCAATACCTGGATCGCGATCAAACTCGGCGGAATGCTGGAGTGGCTCAACGTCAGGATTCAGAAGGCCGAAGGCACCTATCGCAGCGAGCTGATCACTTTGTTGCGCCGCAGTTTCCATGTGTCGGCGTCGCAAGGCGAAGACGTGCAAAAGACGATACATGGACGGCTCTATCTCGATATCGATACCACCTGGTCGAAGCTCAACATCGTCAACACCCTCTATGCGGGATTCGAATCGGTCTATAATTTCGTCGGGGCCAAAGTTGTCGCCTACGGACCTGGTCTGGTGCCGTTCATCCACAACGGCGTCGACCTCAAGGGCTACATAACCGGTTCCGAGCAGGTCAACGCGCTGATCAGCAAATGTTCCTGGTTCATCCATGTCATGCCGAGTCTCGCCACCTTGCGGGCCAACAGCCAGCGCGTCATTGAATTGGCGCACGCCATTGAAAACGTCCAACAGCCGCAGGAATTCTACAGCCAGACCGGCCGTTCCGACTTCCACTATGCCAGCCAGAACCCGGTCTTCGGCCTGACCATCCAGAAGCTTGAACTGGCGCATCAGGGTGAAGACGCCACGCCGTTCCTGAGCGCAGCCAATCTGCGCTTTCGGCGCGGCGAGTGGGCATTCCTCAAGGGCGAATCCGGCTGCGGCAAGACTTCGCTGATCAAGGCGATCAACGGCTTGTGGCCTTATGGCCGCGGCACCATCGTCTTCCCTGACGGTGTGAGGAGCTTCTATGCCGCCCAGGAGGTCAAGCTGCAGCAGGTGTCGCTGAAGCAGCTGGTGTGCCTGCCCGGCTCCGAGGACGACTATGGCGATGCGCAGGTCGCGGCAGCCCTGCACAAGGCCGGCCTTGGCGATTTCATCGAACACATGGCCGATGAAAGCCGCGAGGGAAAGATCTGGGACCAGCTGCTGTCGGGCGGCCAGAAGCAGAAGCTGGTGGTGGCCCGCATCGTGCTGCAGCAACCGGGACTGCTGTTCCTCGACGAAGCGACCGGCGCGCTCGATCCCGATGGCAAGATTGCCTTCCATCAGGCGATCAAGGACAATTGTCCCGATGTCACGGTGATCAGCATCATGCACGAGGCGGTGGCGCCACGCTCGGCCTCGGGCGAGGAATTCTATCACAGCGTGGTCGCGATCGCAGACGGCGTCGCCACCAAGAGGCCGCTTGTTCCGAACCTTCCGCGCGAGCTCACCACCATCCTTACGCAGCCGCGGCCGGTCGAGGACAAATGGATGCGTTTTTCACGCCGGCTGAAGCAGAAATAG
- a CDS encoding DNA/RNA non-specific endonuclease, translated as MPTLRFGHLRRELICFLACRSELHQSKMGQYISLLRQNLWGATMPVSREQRIRQYLDLVTGGEGTESVLGNMETMAGGGLESLAPAEAGKTEAAFESARAGMESLARGAEVAPEQLSDLEAIIIPELRPVYDIKDGTFTTLTFDGAPTPGHSLWTKLTSEAALKQRIEAALPAIGRIELLWDTNIPYGGTGFVVGRNLLMTNRHVAQIFADGLGDRNLQFINGRAAGIDFKRDSAAGNVFKIRNVRMIHPYWDMAILEVEGLPDNITPLSLAVADARDMLRQEVVAIGYPAFDNRNAVDVQNELMRNRFQVKRLQPGMLQGGFDTESFGKIVSAATHDCSTTGGNSGTAMINLATGEVVALHFAGRYLERNYAVPTGALAKDQRVVDLGLNFAGAASGGPNDWGAWWNKADSGSPAEGVNLVEVGGVQQIPGVATQRPPSGGVVVSPGGSVTFEVPLRITVSLGATPAHEAVTESVELEAAKSTPPGGAFVPKTVADYAGYKGYDEKFLSGGTKLAPVVVPMPEATDLSVLAPLKAGGTQLDYQNFSLKMHAKRRLALFTASNVTEESNLREPEKGRNYSRGGLFSERWFPDLRLDDKYQIPDVFYTQDQGAFDKGHIVRRDDVAWGSTFELLLRGNVCSFHVTNCSPQVEGYNRSDSGEKNWGDLENHVLSEAASERLCVFAGPVLADDDRTFAGKGPKGTSLRAPVPRRFWKVIVARVTDGLASYGFVLEQDLSDTELEFAVSDEFIGAMYPLTEISEMTGITFDKSIVDADQYETVRGGEIAMRAGSRRRKKKA; from the coding sequence ATGCCGACGTTGCGCTTCGGTCATCTTCGACGCGAGTTGATTTGTTTCCTTGCCTGCCGGTCAGAATTGCACCAGTCTAAAATGGGGCAATACATTTCTTTACTTCGACAGAACCTTTGGGGGGCGACTATGCCGGTCAGCAGAGAGCAGCGAATCCGTCAATATCTCGATCTCGTCACCGGGGGCGAGGGGACTGAATCGGTCCTCGGCAACATGGAGACGATGGCAGGCGGCGGCCTGGAATCCCTTGCGCCTGCGGAAGCCGGCAAGACGGAGGCGGCGTTTGAATCGGCGCGCGCTGGCATGGAGAGCCTTGCGCGGGGCGCCGAAGTCGCGCCCGAGCAGCTTTCCGATCTGGAAGCCATAATCATCCCGGAGTTGCGGCCGGTCTATGACATCAAGGATGGCACCTTTACGACGCTGACTTTCGACGGCGCTCCGACACCTGGCCATTCGCTGTGGACGAAGCTTACCAGCGAGGCCGCATTGAAGCAGCGCATCGAAGCCGCCCTGCCGGCGATCGGGCGTATCGAACTGTTGTGGGACACCAATATCCCTTACGGCGGCACGGGCTTCGTCGTCGGCCGCAACCTGTTGATGACCAACCGTCATGTGGCGCAGATATTTGCGGACGGCCTTGGCGACCGCAATCTGCAATTCATCAACGGCCGCGCCGCCGGCATCGACTTCAAGCGCGATTCGGCGGCAGGAAACGTCTTCAAGATCCGCAATGTCCGGATGATCCATCCCTATTGGGACATGGCGATACTCGAAGTCGAAGGCCTGCCCGACAACATCACGCCGCTGTCGCTCGCGGTCGCCGACGCGCGCGATATGCTGCGCCAGGAAGTCGTCGCCATCGGCTATCCCGCGTTCGACAATCGCAACGCGGTCGATGTCCAGAACGAGCTCATGCGCAATCGTTTCCAGGTCAAGCGCCTGCAACCGGGCATGCTGCAGGGCGGCTTCGATACGGAGAGTTTCGGCAAGATCGTCAGCGCGGCGACACATGATTGCTCGACCACTGGCGGCAACTCCGGCACCGCCATGATCAACCTCGCCACCGGCGAGGTCGTGGCGCTGCATTTCGCCGGCCGCTATCTCGAGCGCAACTACGCCGTGCCCACCGGCGCGCTCGCCAAGGACCAGCGTGTCGTCGACCTCGGCCTCAATTTCGCCGGCGCCGCCAGCGGCGGCCCAAACGATTGGGGCGCATGGTGGAACAAGGCGGACAGCGGGTCGCCGGCCGAGGGCGTAAACCTGGTTGAAGTCGGCGGCGTCCAGCAGATCCCGGGCGTCGCCACTCAGAGGCCTCCATCCGGAGGTGTCGTCGTTTCGCCGGGCGGCAGCGTCACCTTCGAAGTGCCGTTGCGCATCACCGTCTCGCTCGGCGCAACGCCTGCCCATGAAGCGGTCACGGAATCGGTCGAGCTCGAAGCGGCCAAGTCGACCCCTCCAGGCGGCGCATTCGTTCCCAAAACGGTCGCGGACTATGCCGGCTATAAGGGCTACGACGAGAAATTTCTCTCTGGCGGCACTAAACTCGCGCCGGTCGTTGTGCCGATGCCTGAGGCCACCGACCTCTCAGTGCTGGCGCCGCTCAAGGCCGGCGGCACGCAACTCGACTACCAGAATTTTTCGCTCAAGATGCACGCCAAGCGGCGGCTGGCGCTGTTCACCGCCTCCAACGTCACCGAGGAGAGCAATCTGCGCGAGCCGGAAAAGGGCCGCAACTATTCGCGCGGCGGCCTGTTCAGCGAGCGCTGGTTCCCGGATCTGCGGCTCGACGACAAGTACCAGATCCCCGACGTCTTCTACACCCAGGATCAGGGCGCCTTCGACAAGGGTCATATCGTCAGGCGCGATGACGTAGCCTGGGGCAGCACCTTCGAGCTGCTGCTCAGGGGCAATGTCTGCTCCTTCCATGTCACCAATTGCTCGCCCCAAGTCGAGGGCTACAACCGCTCCGACAGCGGTGAGAAGAACTGGGGCGATCTTGAGAACCACGTCCTGTCGGAGGCGGCGAGCGAACGGCTGTGTGTCTTCGCTGGCCCGGTGCTCGCCGATGACGACCGAACCTTTGCCGGCAAAGGCCCCAAGGGAACAAGTCTTCGCGCGCCGGTGCCGCGCCGTTTCTGGAAGGTGATCGTGGCGCGCGTCACAGACGGGCTCGCCAGCTATGGCTTCGTCCTCGAACAGGATCTGTCGGACACGGAGCTGGAGTTTGCCGTCTCCGACGAATTCATCGGCGCCATGTACCCGCTAACCGAAATCTCCGAAATGACCGGCATCACCTTCGACAAATCGATTGTCGACGCCGACCAGTACGAAACGGTTCGTGGCGGCGAAATTGCAATGCGGGCGGGATCACGGAGACGAAAGAAGAAGGCTTAG
- a CDS encoding DUF2059 domain-containing protein, translated as MMLHNRVRNLCAVLAASAVFAFSSPAFSQEITESHLKAAREAVTAIHATDSFDNILPQAAASLEQQLIQKNPDMQELIGKTVSEKALALASRRADLEKEAALAYAKVFSEKDLTDIAAFYNSDAGKKLLDNGPNVTRELVKAADIWQNGLARDLAQQVGETLAAAAKAAAPAAPAPDNATAPADGAAPADGDAPADGDQPEAPKN; from the coding sequence ATGATGTTGCATAACCGGGTTCGCAATCTTTGCGCCGTTCTGGCGGCTTCGGCCGTTTTCGCCTTCTCCTCCCCGGCGTTCTCGCAGGAGATCACGGAATCGCATCTGAAGGCGGCACGGGAAGCGGTCACGGCAATCCACGCGACCGACTCGTTCGACAACATCCTGCCGCAAGCGGCGGCCTCGCTCGAGCAGCAGCTCATCCAGAAGAACCCTGATATGCAGGAGCTGATCGGCAAGACCGTCAGCGAGAAGGCGCTGGCGCTGGCCTCGCGCCGTGCCGATCTGGAGAAGGAAGCAGCGCTCGCCTATGCCAAGGTGTTCTCCGAGAAGGATCTCACCGACATCGCCGCCTTCTACAATTCCGATGCCGGCAAGAAGCTGCTCGACAACGGCCCCAACGTGACGCGCGAACTGGTCAAGGCCGCCGACATCTGGCAGAACGGCCTGGCGCGCGATCTCGCCCAGCAGGTCGGCGAAACGCTGGCAGCCGCCGCGAAGGCCGCTGCTCCGGCCGCGCCTGCGCCGGATAACGCAACTGCCCCCGCCGATGGCGCTGCACCTGCCGACGGCGATGCGCCCGCAGACGGTGACCAGCCGGAAGCGCCGAAGAACTAA
- the mgtE gene encoding magnesium transporter → MNEFTPVVASDDAVAIARILANDHVADVVEALNRESRDTAIELLCEMPFERLVEIFDQPELDGASDLAEALPRAKACKLLTAMSVDRAADILRELDEPARSELLGGLVPPLRATLLSILGYPEGSAASIMTTEFVSVPSDWSVGRTLDYIRKVERTRETVYAIYIVDPDTHVLVRSTGLRRLITGEPDDPILSVAPDRAPVTVTPLTDRETLAQTISKYDLLAVPVVDHGKILGIVTIDDIIDTMIEETTEDAHRFGGMEALDEPYMKMSFLAMIKKRGGWLCALFISEMLTANAMQSYEGELQKAIVLTLFIPLIMSSGGNSGSQATSLVIRALALREIGLRDWWRVALRELPTGLVLGAMLGVVGICRIALWQYMGFYDYGPHWPLIAATVGAALVGIVTFGSLSGSMLPFALKRIGFDPASASAPFVATLVDVTGLVIYFSVALVILRGTLL, encoded by the coding sequence ATGAACGAATTTACCCCCGTCGTAGCAAGCGACGATGCCGTCGCTATCGCGCGTATCCTTGCCAATGATCACGTCGCCGATGTCGTCGAGGCCCTGAACCGGGAATCTCGCGATACCGCGATAGAACTGCTTTGCGAAATGCCGTTCGAGCGGCTGGTCGAGATCTTCGACCAGCCTGAACTCGACGGCGCCTCCGATCTGGCCGAGGCGCTGCCGCGCGCCAAGGCGTGCAAGCTCCTGACCGCCATGTCGGTCGACCGCGCCGCCGATATCCTGCGCGAACTGGACGAACCGGCGCGCTCCGAGCTGCTCGGCGGGTTGGTCCCGCCGCTGCGGGCAACGCTGCTTTCCATTCTCGGCTATCCCGAAGGCAGCGCCGCCTCGATCATGACGACCGAATTCGTCAGCGTGCCGTCGGACTGGTCCGTCGGGCGCACGCTCGACTACATCCGCAAGGTGGAGCGGACGCGGGAGACCGTCTACGCCATCTACATCGTCGATCCAGACACGCATGTGCTGGTGCGCTCGACCGGCCTGCGCCGGCTGATCACCGGCGAGCCGGACGATCCGATCCTGTCGGTGGCGCCGGATCGCGCCCCGGTGACGGTGACGCCGCTTACCGATCGCGAAACACTGGCGCAGACGATCTCCAAATACGACCTGCTCGCGGTTCCGGTCGTCGACCACGGCAAGATCCTCGGCATCGTCACCATCGACGACATCATCGACACCATGATCGAGGAGACGACCGAGGACGCGCATCGCTTCGGCGGCATGGAGGCGCTCGACGAGCCCTACATGAAGATGAGTTTCCTCGCCATGATCAAGAAGCGCGGCGGCTGGCTGTGCGCGCTGTTCATCTCGGAGATGCTGACCGCCAACGCCATGCAAAGCTATGAAGGCGAACTGCAAAAAGCGATCGTGCTCACTCTGTTCATCCCGCTGATCATGAGCTCGGGCGGCAATTCCGGTTCGCAGGCGACCTCGCTCGTCATTCGCGCGCTGGCGCTGCGCGAGATCGGCCTTCGTGACTGGTGGCGGGTGGCGTTGCGCGAATTGCCAACCGGCCTGGTACTCGGCGCCATGCTTGGCGTGGTCGGCATCTGCCGCATCGCGCTCTGGCAGTATATGGGCTTCTACGATTATGGGCCGCATTGGCCGCTGATCGCGGCGACCGTGGGGGCAGCCCTTGTCGGTATCGTCACCTTCGGCTCGCTGTCGGGGTCGATGCTGCCGTTCGCGCTGAAACGGATCGGCTTCGATCCGGCGAGCGCCTCGGCGCCGTTCGTCGCCACGCTGGTCGATGTCACCGGCCTGGTGATCTATTTCTCGGTGGCGCTGGTCATCCTGCGCGGCACTTTGTTGTAA
- a CDS encoding DsbA family protein, giving the protein MSDDNSITVDVVSDVVCPWCFVGQKRLDKAIAAAGDVEVHVRWRPFQLDPTIPLEGKDRREYMLAKFGSDERIRQMHARIEPLGEAEGIDFAFDAIKVAANTLDAHRVIRWAGAAGEAVQNRLVRRLFQLYFEEGGNIGDHAVLVDAAREAGMDAAVVEPLLPTDADVEEVRTEIATASRMGITGVPCFLLEGKYAVMGAQDADTLTDAIRQVAAAKAKGELEKAG; this is encoded by the coding sequence ATGAGCGATGACAATTCCATTACGGTCGACGTGGTTTCCGACGTCGTCTGCCCCTGGTGCTTCGTCGGCCAGAAGCGGCTGGATAAAGCGATTGCCGCTGCCGGCGACGTTGAGGTTCATGTGCGCTGGCGGCCGTTCCAGCTCGACCCGACCATCCCGCTCGAGGGCAAGGACCGGCGCGAATACATGCTGGCCAAATTCGGCAGCGACGAGCGCATCCGTCAGATGCATGCCCGCATAGAGCCGCTCGGCGAAGCCGAAGGCATCGATTTCGCTTTCGACGCCATCAAGGTCGCCGCCAACACGCTGGACGCGCACCGTGTCATCCGCTGGGCCGGTGCCGCCGGTGAAGCCGTGCAGAACCGGCTCGTGCGCCGGCTGTTCCAGCTGTATTTCGAGGAAGGCGGCAATATTGGCGACCACGCCGTGCTGGTCGATGCCGCCCGCGAGGCAGGCATGGACGCTGCCGTGGTCGAACCGCTGTTGCCGACCGATGCCGACGTCGAGGAGGTGCGCACAGAAATCGCCACGGCATCGCGGATGGGGATCACCGGCGTGCCGTGTTTCCTGCTCGAAGGCAAATACGCCGTCATGGGCGCGCAGGACGCCGACACGCTGACTGATGCCATCCGCCAGGTCGCGGCTGCAAAGGCCAAGGGCGAGCTGGAAAAGGCCGGCTGA
- a CDS encoding phosphoglycolate phosphatase, producing the protein MTQPIIVFDLDGTLIDTAPDLLDSLNHSLAASELAAVDEAGFRRFVGQGGRVMIERAHTAQQKSLAVDEHDRLLKLFLDHYTLNIPGKSRPYPGVVEAIARFEKAGYLLAICTNKYQANSVALIEALGLTKHFAAIAGQDTFAFRKPDPRHLTETIKLAGGDPHHALMVGDSQTDIDTAKAAGIPVVAVDFGYTDRHVREFEPSAVISHFDALTLDLAERLIAAAAG; encoded by the coding sequence ATGACCCAACCGATCATCGTGTTCGACCTCGACGGGACGCTGATCGACACGGCGCCGGATCTGCTCGACAGCCTTAATCACAGCCTTGCCGCCAGCGAGCTTGCCGCTGTCGACGAGGCCGGCTTCCGGCGTTTTGTCGGCCAGGGCGGACGGGTGATGATCGAGCGCGCGCATACCGCGCAGCAGAAGTCGCTAGCGGTGGACGAGCACGACAGGCTGCTGAAGCTGTTCCTCGACCACTACACGCTCAACATTCCCGGCAAGTCGCGCCCCTACCCCGGCGTGGTCGAGGCGATCGCCCGCTTCGAAAAGGCGGGCTATCTGCTCGCCATCTGCACCAACAAATACCAGGCGAATTCGGTGGCGCTGATCGAGGCGCTCGGCCTGACAAAGCATTTCGCCGCGATCGCCGGCCAGGACACGTTCGCCTTCCGCAAGCCCGACCCGCGCCATCTCACCGAAACGATCAAGCTGGCCGGCGGCGACCCGCACCATGCGCTGATGGTCGGCGATTCGCAGACCGACATCGACACGGCAAAGGCCGCCGGCATTCCGGTGGTCGCCGTCGATTTCGGCTACACCGACCGCCATGTCAGGGAATTCGAGCCGTCGGCGGTGATTTCGCATTTCGACGCGCTGACGCTCGACCTGGCGGAACGGCTGATTGCTGCGGCGGCCGGCTGA
- the rpiA gene encoding ribose-5-phosphate isomerase RpiA — translation MDARQLKVEAARAALAHVSDGMRLGIGTGTTADEFVRLLAEKIATGLTVIGVPTSERTAALCRELGVPLSTLEETPELDLTVDGADEIDAALTLIKGGGGALLREKIVAAASQRMIVIADRSKMVETLGQFPLPIEVNRFGLRATEIAVAAAAKSLGLSGPVTLRMTGGQPFVTDGGHFILDASFGRIPDTRALSNALHAIPGVVEHGLFIGLASAAIIAGGDGIQTVHAARKPGSSTDHDVA, via the coding sequence ATGGATGCGAGGCAGTTGAAGGTCGAGGCCGCGCGGGCAGCACTTGCCCATGTCAGCGACGGCATGCGGCTCGGCATCGGCACCGGCACGACGGCCGACGAGTTCGTGCGGCTGCTGGCCGAAAAGATCGCCACCGGGCTGACCGTCATCGGCGTGCCGACATCGGAGCGCACTGCAGCCCTTTGCCGCGAACTCGGCGTGCCGCTGTCGACGCTGGAGGAAACGCCCGAACTCGATCTCACCGTCGACGGCGCCGACGAGATCGACGCGGCGCTGACGCTGATCAAAGGCGGCGGCGGCGCGCTGCTGCGCGAGAAGATCGTCGCGGCGGCATCTCAGCGCATGATCGTCATTGCCGATCGCTCGAAGATGGTCGAGACCCTTGGCCAGTTTCCCTTGCCGATCGAAGTCAACCGGTTTGGCCTGCGCGCCACCGAAATCGCGGTCGCGGCAGCGGCCAAAAGTCTCGGCCTTTCCGGCCCCGTTACATTGAGGATGACGGGGGGCCAGCCTTTTGTTACAGACGGCGGCCATTTTATCCTCGATGCATCTTTTGGCCGCATTCCGGATACAAGAGCGCTTTCGAATGCTCTCCATGCCATTCCTGGTGTGGTCGAGCATGGTCTTTTCATCGGGCTGGCGTCAGCGGCCATCATCGCCGGCGGCGACGGCATCCAAACCGTCCATGCCGCCCGAAAACCAGGGAGTTCTACCGATCATGATGTTGCATAA